The sequence GAACACGCAACAGGCGCCCTGGTTACCTTGAATAAAAATCATACCAGATTTTTACCAATTATTTTTATTATTTCAGAATAATCGACTATATTTGCAGCCATTTTTAAGAAATCTGATAAAACATTAGGAAAATGGGCAAAAATGATACGATGACTTTCGTCGAAGATATGGTCACAGTTAAAGAGTTTCCGGCTTTTAAGGCAGGCGATACCGTTACAGTTCAGTATAAAATTAAAGAAGGTGGTAAGGAGAGGATTCAGAACTTCACTGGCATCGTGATCCAGCGAAAAGGAACCGGAATAACCGCTACTTTCACTGTCAGGAAAATGTCAGGCAGCACAGGTGTTGAAAGGATATTTCCAGTTTCATCCCCATTCATTGAAGATATTACTGTAAATAAAAAAGGCGTTGTACGCCGCGCAAGAATATTCTACCTGCGAGGCCTCACAGGTAAAAAAGCAAGAATTAAAGAAAAAAGAGTGTAGTTTTCATACTTCCAAAAGCTCCGTTTCACGGAGCTTTTTTTGTATCTTCACAATCCGTTTCAATTCATATTACATCGTACAGCATGGAATTCTCTTTTTTAAAAGACATACTAATCATTTTTGCGGTTTCGGTAGCTGTAATACTGTTATTTAACAGATTACGCATACCTTCCATCCTTGGTTTCCTGATTACTGGACTCCTAATCGGTCCTAATGGTTTTCAGTTGATCGATAATATCCATGATGTGGAAGTTCTCGCTGAAATTGGTGTTATTCTGCTTCTGTTTACTATTGGCATTGAGTTTTCTTTGGGAAACCTG is a genomic window of Bacteroidota bacterium containing:
- the rplS gene encoding 50S ribosomal protein L19 — encoded protein: MTFVEDMVTVKEFPAFKAGDTVTVQYKIKEGGKERIQNFTGIVIQRKGTGITATFTVRKMSGSTGVERIFPVSSPFIEDITVNKKGVVRRARIFYLRGLTGKKARIKEKRV